The Clostridium sp. AWRP genome has a window encoding:
- a CDS encoding CsxC family protein has protein sequence MDNSSFCPEPTCSARVISADTLSGANNYPLPRGAYKVPKVLAEFVVQLDSESKIRLNEPAYEIKRIEKQIFLTECRYIAPTDKVFIQGYIRKNIEYATKECTTRSGISGVIKDTTVHIPIKAYTQVNFTNLPRVLPNLPPVVARYFDAKRKGKNIREADRGNIEIFNEPVFCELEWSAIFDADIDDRGIPIDGFKNEEEFQEFTDKSVVYLCLKLLQKQQVWSLDDKTGKCGARNNIKKSIRNDDMPLKSNWNFSINDFIQRK, from the coding sequence ATGGATAATTCTAGTTTTTGTCCTGAACCTACTTGTAGTGCTAGAGTTATAAGCGCAGATACACTATCAGGTGCTAATAATTATCCTTTACCAAGAGGAGCATACAAGGTTCCAAAGGTTCTTGCAGAATTTGTAGTTCAATTGGATTCAGAATCAAAAATCAGACTCAATGAGCCTGCTTATGAAATAAAAAGAATAGAAAAACAAATATTTTTAACTGAATGCAGATATATCGCTCCAACAGATAAAGTTTTTATTCAGGGATATATAAGAAAAAATATAGAATATGCTACAAAAGAATGCACAACTCGTTCTGGAATAAGTGGAGTTATTAAGGATACTACCGTTCATATTCCAATTAAAGCATACACTCAAGTAAATTTCACTAATTTACCAAGAGTTCTTCCAAATCTTCCTCCGGTAGTAGCTAGATATTTTGATGCAAAAAGAAAAGGAAAAAATATAAGAGAAGCAGACAGGGGAAATATTGAAATTTTTAATGAGCCTGTTTTTTGTGAACTCGAATGGTCTGCAATTTTTGATGCAGATATCGACGATAGGGGAATCCCAATTGATGGATTTAAGAATGAAGAAGAATTTCAAGAGTTTACTGATAAATCAGTGGTATATCTATGCTTAAAATTATTGCAAAAACAGCAAGTTTGGTCTTTAGATGATAAGACTGGCAAGTGTGGTGCTAGAAATAATATAAAAAAATCAATTAGAAATGATGATATGCCATTAAAATCTAATTGGAATTTTTCAATTAATGATTTTATTCAAAGAAAATAG
- a CDS encoding response regulator has protein sequence MKDIKVVVVDDSPFSIALLRDMLTDNGFDVVGEATSLQETIEVVGKLRPNIVTMDMTIPGTDGIECTKAIHSIDPNINVIIVSSMMDDEIVKKAKKNHACGYIQKPVDPEELTLLINRIMADDELFKDLDEVYYKVYKESFMDVFNKLMKTVPEFGKESNSDVELVSRGISVVMGIIGKYSGRMLLDMSYDTAEKLSEFALRRKPKNAEEMLNIMGEICNMVAGNASSVLNRKNKLLGLRVAPPSIFYGNSINISKAELDTTTSSVANTQFGEIYVNVGFQRRSGEWMSNI, from the coding sequence ATGAAAGATATTAAAGTAGTAGTTGTGGATGATTCACCTTTTTCAATTGCATTACTCAGGGATATGCTTACTGATAATGGATTTGATGTTGTTGGTGAAGCTACTTCCCTTCAGGAGACCATTGAAGTGGTAGGTAAATTAAGACCAAATATTGTAACTATGGATATGACTATACCAGGTACAGATGGCATTGAATGTACTAAAGCAATTCATTCCATAGATCCAAACATAAATGTTATAATAGTAAGTTCCATGATGGATGATGAAATAGTGAAAAAAGCTAAAAAAAATCATGCTTGTGGATATATTCAAAAACCTGTTGACCCTGAAGAACTTACTTTATTGATAAATAGAATAATGGCAGATGATGAATTATTTAAGGACCTTGATGAAGTTTATTACAAGGTTTATAAAGAATCCTTTATGGATGTTTTTAATAAATTAATGAAAACAGTACCAGAGTTTGGTAAAGAAAGTAACTCAGATGTAGAGTTAGTATCCAGGGGAATATCAGTTGTTATGGGAATTATAGGTAAGTATTCAGGAAGAATGTTACTAGATATGTCTTATGATACTGCAGAGAAACTTTCTGAATTTGCATTAAGGAGAAAGCCTAAAAATGCAGAGGAAATGTTAAACATTATGGGAGAAATTTGTAACATGGTGGCAGGAAATGCATCTTCTGTACTCAATAGAAAAAATAAATTATTAGGACTGCGTGTAGCACCTCCAAGTATATTTTATGGAAATTCCATAAATATATCTAAAGCGGAATTAGATACAACTACATCTTCTGTAGCTAATACTCAATTTGGTGAGATATATGTAAATGTAGGATTTCAAAGGAGGTCTGGAGAATGGATGTCAAATATATAA
- a CDS encoding chemotaxis protein CheX has translation MDVKYINPFFDAFLNVMPELGINDIKRGKISLRGKTIESMGVLIIIGIVGDLKGNIIYETTIENAKAIASKMMMGAPVKELDEMAQSAIEELTNMLTANASTSFSNEGIRIDISTPTLMYGNFKASSNADKTICVEMIIDGLSFRVNVAIEKCK, from the coding sequence ATGGATGTCAAATATATAAATCCATTTTTTGATGCGTTTTTAAATGTCATGCCTGAGCTTGGAATAAATGATATAAAAAGAGGCAAGATTAGTCTTAGGGGAAAAACTATAGAAAGTATGGGAGTTTTAATTATCATTGGAATTGTAGGCGATTTGAAAGGTAACATCATATATGAGACTACTATAGAGAATGCAAAAGCTATAGCCTCTAAGATGATGATGGGAGCTCCAGTCAAAGAATTAGATGAAATGGCTCAAAGTGCAATTGAAGAGCTTACAAATATGCTTACTGCCAATGCATCCACATCATTTTCAAATGAAGGCATTAGAATAGATATATCAACCCCTACATTGATGTATGGAAATTTTAAAGCTTCATCAAATGCAGATAAGACGATATGTGTGGAAATGATTATAGATGGACTTTCATTTCGAGTAAATGTTGCAATAGAGAAATGTAAATAA
- a CDS encoding LysE family transporter — MLLSLFKGILIGLITGMPLGPIGAMCLKNTITFGRKCGLISGLGSALTDTIYATIAALGFILIEKFILIHKLYFHVIGGIILICFGVYSFIKKSPGKDIDKTGNMKSYSPSGSMFKAFISTFFIALANPATIFSFIAVFTGLRLAHIGQEPDHKLLLILGVFIGSMLWWILLVFTMSKFNNKLNVKNVKFIDKILSSIIVFSGVVIILAGFKYFGPMKPHFILHSKIFKIFLNIKYNMSIHH, encoded by the coding sequence ATGTTACTAAGTTTATTTAAAGGAATACTTATAGGATTGATAACAGGTATGCCCTTAGGCCCAATTGGTGCAATGTGCCTTAAAAATACTATCACGTTTGGGCGTAAATGTGGTTTAATATCCGGCCTCGGTTCAGCACTTACAGACACTATCTATGCAACAATTGCAGCATTAGGTTTTATATTAATAGAAAAATTCATTCTCATTCATAAATTATATTTTCATGTAATAGGTGGAATTATATTGATTTGTTTTGGTGTCTATTCTTTTATTAAAAAAAGTCCGGGCAAAGATATAGATAAAACAGGAAATATGAAATCTTATTCACCTAGCGGTTCTATGTTTAAAGCTTTTATATCAACATTTTTTATTGCGCTAGCAAACCCAGCAACAATTTTTTCTTTTATAGCTGTATTTACAGGACTGCGCTTGGCACATATCGGACAAGAACCAGATCATAAATTACTTTTAATACTAGGAGTATTTATAGGAAGCATGTTGTGGTGGATTCTGTTAGTATTTACCATGAGTAAATTTAATAATAAGCTTAATGTAAAAAATGTAAAATTTATAGATAAAATTTTAAGTTCGATAATAGTTTTTTCAGGAGTTGTAATAATTTTAGCAGGCTTCAAATATTTTGGTCCAATGAAACCTCATTTTATATTACATTCCAAAATATTTAAAATATTTTTAAATATTAAATATAATATGTCAATACATCATTAA
- a CDS encoding methyl-accepting chemotaxis protein, translated as MVRKVSLQRKLVGILILFVIVPLLVISFLSFYMETKLVSNKAYQLTSQIAREKASFIDLHNNSLKQNIQSLSINNNIISENKDDVMNALRSINESNKDIMQCYAADETKQMLIYPESVKLPEGYDPTSRQWYKDTMAADGQVFVTKPYKDAVTGKIIITIAKKVTFSSGKQGAVAADVDLSALQKKLTTTKVGKTGYAILALDDGTIIADSNNSSIMHNIKNEVGNGQKIIDEKNGNFKYGLGKKAQVIGFSQSKATGWIVVTILPQSDYAQDLNKSEFISIVVLIIMLAAAVICGIFIAKYICKPLFKIQVFAKRLSVCDFTTPIKIDRHDEFADTANSLNKAQENVKSLVKVIVANFKNINASSQQLSATVQEMTSKFENINNSINRIADGSQETTASVEEITASIEEIDSSTVQLANKTEDENKTASKSQQNALSVQQNAESAIKECKNVYKDEEKKILKAIDDGKVVLQIKEMANVIESVADQTNLLALNAAIEAQRAGEQGKGFAVVAEEVRSLAEQSSETVSTIKSTVLKVQQVFENLSKTSHNLLQFIDKSVNMQLDNYLSTGQQYYENSKFTANAVEQVASMTEEIAATVNEITKAVGGMSEVVQKSSESTNEIRNDINDAAEKMAQIAKSMESQAELAETLNSTIKKFKI; from the coding sequence ATGGTGAGAAAAGTTTCATTACAGCGTAAATTGGTGGGAATATTGATACTTTTTGTTATAGTACCATTATTAGTAATATCATTTTTATCTTTTTACATGGAAACAAAACTTGTAAGTAACAAGGCCTATCAATTAACTAGTCAAATAGCAAGGGAAAAAGCTTCATTTATTGATTTGCATAACAATTCATTAAAACAGAATATACAGTCTTTATCAATTAATAATAATATAATAAGTGAAAACAAAGATGACGTAATGAATGCCCTTAGGAGCATAAATGAGAGTAATAAAGATATAATGCAGTGCTATGCAGCAGATGAAACAAAACAGATGTTAATATATCCTGAAAGTGTTAAGCTGCCGGAAGGTTATGATCCAACTAGTAGACAGTGGTATAAAGACACTATGGCTGCAGATGGACAAGTATTTGTAACTAAGCCCTATAAAGATGCAGTTACAGGTAAAATTATTATAACTATAGCAAAGAAAGTAACTTTTAGTAGTGGAAAACAGGGTGCTGTGGCTGCAGATGTTGACTTATCTGCTCTGCAAAAGAAATTAACTACAACTAAGGTTGGTAAAACTGGATATGCAATACTTGCTTTAGATGATGGTACAATAATTGCAGATTCAAATAATAGCAGTATAATGCACAATATAAAAAATGAAGTTGGGAATGGACAGAAAATTATAGATGAGAAAAACGGTAATTTTAAGTATGGCTTAGGTAAAAAAGCTCAAGTAATTGGATTTAGCCAATCCAAAGCAACAGGATGGATAGTTGTGACCATTCTTCCACAAAGTGATTATGCACAGGATTTAAATAAGAGCGAATTTATAAGTATTGTAGTTCTTATAATTATGTTAGCAGCTGCAGTAATTTGTGGAATATTCATTGCAAAATACATTTGCAAACCTCTTTTTAAAATACAGGTATTTGCTAAAAGGTTATCTGTATGTGATTTTACTACTCCTATAAAAATAGACAGACATGATGAATTTGCAGATACAGCTAATTCATTAAATAAAGCTCAAGAAAATGTAAAGTCACTAGTTAAAGTAATAGTTGCAAATTTTAAAAATATTAATGCTTCAAGTCAGCAGCTTTCTGCAACGGTTCAGGAAATGACATCAAAATTTGAAAATATAAATAATTCAATAAATCGTATAGCAGATGGATCTCAGGAAACAACCGCTTCTGTGGAAGAAATTACTGCATCCATAGAAGAGATAGATTCCAGTACAGTACAGCTTGCAAATAAGACTGAAGATGAAAATAAAACTGCAAGTAAATCTCAACAAAATGCTCTCTCTGTTCAACAAAATGCTGAAAGTGCCATAAAGGAATGTAAAAATGTCTATAAGGATGAGGAGAAAAAGATATTAAAAGCTATAGATGATGGAAAAGTAGTTTTACAAATAAAAGAAATGGCGAATGTAATAGAGAGTGTTGCAGATCAAACTAACTTATTAGCATTAAATGCAGCTATTGAAGCGCAGAGGGCTGGTGAGCAGGGAAAAGGATTTGCTGTAGTTGCTGAAGAAGTGAGAAGCCTTGCAGAACAGTCTTCTGAAACAGTTTCTACAATTAAGAGTACGGTATTAAAGGTTCAGCAAGTTTTTGAGAATCTTTCAAAAACTAGTCATAATTTGCTGCAATTTATTGATAAAAGTGTAAATATGCAATTGGATAACTATTTGAGTACAGGACAACAATATTATGAAAACTCTAAGTTTACAGCTAATGCTGTAGAACAAGTAGCTTCTATGACTGAAGAAATAGCAGCTACGGTAAATGAGATTACAAAGGCTGTTGGCGGCATGTCTGAAGTTGTGCAAAAATCTTCGGAAAGTACCAATGAAATTCGGAATGATATAAATGACGCAGCAGAGAAAATGGCTCAAATTGCTAAAAGTATGGAAAGCCAGGCAGAATTAGCTGAGACCTTAAACAGTACAATTAAGAAATTTAAGATTTAA
- a CDS encoding MarR family transcriptional regulator, whose translation MDDNKSIVIMREMKTILYSFKKKMKSSFNSFNLTAPQGMLIEILRRYGDMKISDLSKRMGLSNSTVSGIIDRLEKQGLVKRTRSDEDRRVIYVDVTDKFKNVFQGNFKKIEQEFENMMSKASPEEIDSILNGLHLLKNLVNKKK comes from the coding sequence ATGGATGATAATAAAAGCATTGTAATAATGAGGGAAATGAAAACAATATTATATTCTTTTAAAAAGAAAATGAAAAGTAGTTTTAATAGTTTTAATCTTACTGCACCTCAAGGAATGCTTATTGAAATATTGCGTAGATATGGTGATATGAAAATAAGTGATTTGAGTAAAAGGATGGGATTATCAAATAGCACTGTGTCTGGAATTATAGATAGATTAGAAAAACAAGGACTAGTAAAAAGGACTAGAAGTGACGAGGATAGAAGAGTAATTTATGTAGATGTAACTGATAAGTTTAAAAATGTATTCCAGGGGAATTTTAAAAAAATTGAACAAGAATTTGAGAATATGATGAGTAAAGCTTCCCCGGAGGAAATTGATAGTATACTTAATGGACTTCATCTATTAAAAAATTTAGTTAATAAGAAGAAGTAA
- a CDS encoding ABC transporter ATP-binding protein has protein sequence MIKLIKYLKPFAGLIIAAVMLLFVQAMCDLALPDYTSNIVNKGIQQGGIVSSVPQAIRESQMEKIKIFMNKSDLEEVSKSYVPVDKSNADYTRYLKKYPNLKNEPIFVLKDVDKNQMNKLSSIMGRSIIDASGVEQIKSSAKNGVISFNGMKIPASADLFDMISKMPDKQRLKIIEDINKKTSSLDDNMVVQLTASKIKAEYKALGMNTDKIQSKYIINVGITMLFISLLGGMCTVAVGFLAARTAAGLARNLRKNVFEKVENFSNAEFDKFSTASLITRSTNDITQIQMLMVIMIRMVFYAPIMGVGGVIRAMGKSKSMSWIIALAVIVLLGLILVVFAVAFPKFKIIQKLIDKLNLVTRENLSGMMVIRAFNTQKFEEERFDKANKDVTKTNLFVNRVMVSMMPVMMFVMNGITLLIIWVGAHEVANSNMQVGDMMAFMQYAMQIIMAFLMLAMMFILIPRASVSAGRIEEVLETDISIVDPEDRAHFEDNIQGIVEFNNVSFRYPGAGEDVLKNVSFKALSGKTTAFIGSTGSGKTTLVNLIMRFYDVTAGEVLVDGVNVKKITQHELRDKIGYVPQKGYLFSGTIESNLKYGDKNVGYDGINHAVEVSQSEGFINEKTKGIKSEISEGGSNVSGGQKQRLSIARALVKKPEIYVFDDSFSALDFKTDAALRKALRKETTSSTFLIVAQRISTIMDADQIIVLDDGNVVGIGTHEELMKNCETYREIALSQLSKEELA, from the coding sequence ATGATTAAATTAATAAAATATTTAAAACCTTTTGCAGGATTGATTATTGCAGCTGTAATGCTTTTGTTCGTACAGGCCATGTGTGATCTTGCGCTTCCAGATTACACATCTAATATTGTAAATAAAGGTATACAGCAAGGTGGTATTGTAAGTTCTGTACCTCAGGCAATAAGAGAAAGCCAAATGGAAAAAATAAAAATATTTATGAATAAGAGTGATTTAGAGGAAGTTTCTAAAAGTTATGTTCCTGTTGATAAATCAAATGCAGACTATACTAGGTATTTAAAGAAGTATCCAAATCTCAAAAATGAACCTATTTTTGTACTTAAGGATGTTGATAAAAATCAAATGAACAAATTAAGTTCTATAATGGGAAGATCCATAATAGATGCTTCAGGTGTTGAACAGATTAAGTCCAGTGCGAAAAATGGAGTGATTTCATTTAATGGCATGAAAATACCGGCTAGTGCAGATTTATTTGATATGATTTCTAAAATGCCAGATAAGCAGCGTTTAAAAATAATTGAAGATATAAACAAAAAAACATCTAGTTTGGATGATAATATGGTTGTCCAATTGACTGCCTCTAAAATTAAAGCAGAATACAAGGCACTTGGAATGAATACGGATAAAATCCAGAGTAAATATATAATAAATGTTGGAATAACTATGCTTTTTATATCACTTCTTGGGGGTATGTGTACCGTTGCAGTTGGGTTTTTAGCAGCAAGAACTGCAGCAGGGCTTGCCAGAAATTTGCGTAAAAATGTATTTGAAAAAGTTGAAAACTTTTCAAATGCGGAATTTGATAAGTTTTCAACGGCATCTCTCATAACAAGGAGTACAAATGACATTACTCAAATACAAATGCTTATGGTTATTATGATAAGAATGGTATTTTATGCACCAATTATGGGAGTTGGTGGTGTAATAAGAGCTATGGGAAAAAGTAAATCCATGTCATGGATTATTGCACTTGCAGTTATAGTGCTTTTAGGGTTGATACTTGTAGTATTTGCAGTAGCTTTTCCAAAGTTTAAAATTATACAAAAGCTTATAGATAAACTAAACCTTGTAACTCGTGAAAATCTTTCTGGAATGATGGTAATAAGGGCTTTTAATACACAAAAGTTTGAAGAAGAGCGTTTTGACAAGGCAAATAAAGATGTGACAAAGACAAATTTGTTTGTAAATCGTGTGATGGTGTCCATGATGCCTGTAATGATGTTTGTAATGAATGGAATTACACTGCTTATAATATGGGTTGGCGCTCATGAAGTTGCAAATTCAAATATGCAGGTAGGAGATATGATGGCATTTATGCAGTATGCAATGCAGATAATTATGGCATTTTTAATGCTTGCTATGATGTTTATTTTAATACCAAGAGCATCTGTTTCTGCAGGCCGTATTGAAGAAGTTTTAGAAACAGATATTTCAATTGTAGATCCAGAAGATAGGGCACATTTTGAAGACAATATACAGGGAATTGTTGAATTTAACAATGTATCTTTCAGATATCCTGGAGCAGGTGAAGATGTCTTAAAAAATGTAAGTTTTAAAGCTCTTTCTGGAAAAACAACGGCATTTATAGGCTCTACAGGTTCTGGAAAGACAACCCTTGTAAATTTGATTATGCGTTTTTATGATGTAACAGCAGGTGAAGTGCTTGTAGATGGAGTGAATGTAAAGAAAATAACTCAGCATGAACTTCGGGATAAAATTGGATATGTACCACAGAAAGGATACTTATTTAGCGGCACAATTGAATCCAACCTTAAATATGGAGATAAAAATGTAGGTTATGATGGTATAAATCATGCTGTAGAAGTTTCTCAGTCAGAAGGATTTATAAATGAAAAAACTAAGGGAATTAAAAGTGAAATTTCCGAGGGAGGCTCAAATGTATCTGGAGGTCAGAAACAGAGACTTTCTATTGCCCGTGCTCTTGTGAAGAAACCTGAAATTTATGTATTTGATGATAGTTTTTCTGCTCTCGATTTTAAAACGGATGCTGCCCTTAGAAAGGCACTTAGAAAAGAGACTACTTCAAGTACATTCCTTATTGTGGCACAGCGTATTTCTACAATTATGGATGCAGATCAAATAATAGTTCTTGATGATGGTAATGTAGTAGGAATAGGTACTCATGAGGAGCTTATGAAAAATTGTGAAACTTATAGGGAAATTGCTCTTTCACAGCTTTCAAAGGAGGAATTGGCATGA
- a CDS encoding ABC transporter ATP-binding protein produces the protein MSDKYKIKRQKSHQHGPGGMIQGGEKANDFKGTMKKLMSYMNEYKLAVIIVFIFAAASAVFSIVGPKILGKATTKLFEGIMGKISGSGSGIDFDYIARILIILAGLYALSTLFSYIQGWLMSGVSMKVSYKMRKEISKKINRLPLKYFDGTNQGEVLSRVTNDVDTVSQTLNQSLTQIITSITTVVGVLVMMLSISFTMTLVALCIIPLSMVIMMFIIKQSQKYFKEQQDYLGHVNGHVEEMYGGHIVMRAFNGEEDSIEKFDGLNNTLYKSAWKSQFLSGMIMPIMNFVSNLGYVGVCVLGGWLAIKKTIEVGDIQAFIQYVRFFTQPITQIANISNILQQTAASAERVFEFLEEEEAVPETCNPVKLEKVEGYVEFRNVHFGYNSDKVVINDFSAKVKPGEKVAIVGPTGAGKTTMVKLLMRFYDINSGSILVDGHDIRDFRRNDLRSIFGMVLQDTWLYNGSIIENIRYGRLNASDEEVKIAAKAAHVDSFVRTLPDGYNMILNEEASNVSQGQKQLLTIARAILADPKVLILDEATSSVDTRTEVRIKKAMDNLMKDRTSFIIAHRLSTVRDADLILVMNNGDIVEQGNHEELLKNKGFYYNLYNSQFEDSLAAE, from the coding sequence ATGAGTGATAAATATAAGATAAAAAGACAAAAGTCACATCAGCATGGACCTGGTGGTATGATACAGGGCGGCGAAAAGGCAAATGACTTTAAAGGTACTATGAAAAAGCTCATGTCATATATGAATGAATATAAATTAGCTGTTATCATAGTATTTATATTTGCAGCTGCAAGTGCTGTGTTTTCCATAGTGGGACCTAAGATATTGGGTAAGGCTACAACTAAGCTCTTTGAGGGAATTATGGGTAAAATTTCAGGCTCAGGCTCTGGAATAGATTTTGATTATATAGCTAGGATATTAATAATACTTGCAGGACTATATGCGTTAAGTACACTTTTTAGTTATATTCAGGGATGGCTTATGTCTGGTGTTTCCATGAAAGTAAGCTACAAGATGCGAAAGGAAATTTCAAAGAAAATAAACAGATTACCTCTTAAATATTTTGATGGAACAAATCAAGGGGAAGTACTATCTCGTGTTACCAATGATGTGGATACGGTGAGTCAGACTTTAAATCAGAGCTTGACTCAGATAATTACTTCCATTACTACTGTAGTAGGGGTACTTGTGATGATGCTGAGCATAAGCTTTACTATGACTTTAGTAGCACTTTGCATAATTCCACTATCTATGGTAATTATGATGTTCATAATCAAACAATCCCAGAAATATTTTAAAGAGCAGCAGGATTATTTGGGACACGTAAATGGGCACGTAGAGGAAATGTATGGTGGTCATATAGTTATGAGAGCTTTTAATGGTGAAGAAGATAGCATTGAAAAGTTTGATGGACTAAATAATACACTGTATAAATCTGCGTGGAAATCACAGTTTTTGTCAGGCATGATAATGCCAATTATGAACTTTGTCAGCAATCTTGGTTATGTAGGTGTGTGTGTGCTTGGAGGGTGGCTTGCCATAAAAAAGACTATTGAAGTTGGAGATATTCAAGCTTTCATACAGTACGTAAGGTTTTTTACCCAGCCAATTACTCAAATAGCAAATATATCAAATATACTTCAACAAACTGCTGCTTCAGCAGAGCGTGTATTTGAATTCTTAGAAGAGGAAGAAGCAGTACCTGAGACTTGCAATCCTGTAAAACTTGAAAAGGTTGAAGGGTATGTAGAATTTAGAAATGTTCATTTTGGATATAATTCTGACAAAGTTGTTATAAATGATTTTTCAGCTAAGGTAAAACCAGGTGAAAAAGTTGCGATTGTAGGACCAACAGGTGCAGGAAAAACTACTATGGTAAAACTTTTAATGCGATTTTATGATATAAATAGCGGGTCTATTTTAGTAGACGGACATGACATAAGAGATTTTAGGCGAAATGATCTGAGATCTATATTCGGTATGGTGCTCCAGGATACATGGCTTTATAATGGAAGTATAATAGAGAATATAAGGTATGGGAGGCTTAATGCTTCCGATGAAGAGGTTAAAATTGCAGCGAAGGCAGCTCATGTGGATAGTTTTGTGCGCACTCTACCAGATGGATACAATATGATTTTAAATGAAGAAGCCTCTAATGTATCCCAAGGTCAAAAGCAGCTTTTAACAATTGCAAGGGCTATACTTGCAGATCCTAAAGTTCTTATTCTTGATGAAGCAACCAGTTCTGTAGATACCCGTACAGAAGTTAGGATAAAAAAGGCAATGGATAATCTTATGAAAGATCGTACTAGTTTTATTATTGCACACAGATTGTCTACAGTGCGCGATGCAGATTTAATTCTTGTAATGAATAATGGTGATATTGTAGAACAGGGAAATCATGAAGAACTTTTGAAAAATAAAGGATTTTACTATAATCTTTATAATAGCCAATTTGAAGATTCTCTGGCTGCTGAATAA